One genomic region from Flagellimonas oceani encodes:
- a CDS encoding DUF4870 domain-containing protein: protein MEVINQKAVRTDNTLLAVTHLTQLLGYAIGFGSLIVPLIIWLSSKDRVEGMNEHGKAIINFQISLILYIIISIPAILLLGLGILGLIGVAIIGFILPIVNAVKAANGESPSHFMTIRFIS, encoded by the coding sequence ATGGAAGTTATAAATCAAAAAGCAGTTAGAACGGACAACACTTTGTTGGCCGTAACACACCTGACCCAATTATTGGGCTACGCCATTGGCTTCGGGAGCCTAATCGTTCCCTTGATCATTTGGTTGTCATCCAAAGATAGGGTGGAGGGAATGAACGAACACGGAAAGGCCATCATCAATTTTCAAATCAGCCTTATACTTTATATCATCATCAGTATTCCGGCCATTTTACTTTTGGGCTTGGGTATATTGGGTTTGATAGGGGTAGCAATCATCGGTTTTATTCTGCCCATTGTGAATGCAGTCAAGGCAGCTAACGGCGAATCTCCATCACATTTTATGACGATCAGGTTTATATCATAA